A region from the Kineothrix sp. IPX-CK genome encodes:
- a CDS encoding beta-galactosidase, with product MELKNMLHGGDYNPEQWLDCPEILKEDIELMKKAHVNCVTLGVFSWAVLEPEEGKFNFGWLKEIIDRLYANEISVILATPTGAMPHWMTEKYPEVMQVGADGRRNLPGKRHNFCYTSAKMREKTRRIDEKLAKDFGNHPAVLLWHISNELGGNFGDGSCHCDECNAAFRKWLKDKYGSLEEVNKAWWSTFWSHIYTDWEQIHSPVPNGENLLHGLNLDWRRFVTCQMTDFCRWEIDSIREYSKLPVTTNFMFFFKSLDYYELHKCMDVVSWDSYPFWHKNKDEVPVAVKTAAVHSMMRSMKKKPFLLMESTPSCINWRAFNPVKRPRMHMLSSMQAVAHGSDSVQYFQWRKGRGSFEKFHGAVLDHRNKDNTRTFRDVTEVGRRLEEVSEKVLATCNRPKAAIVFDWENWWAVEDATGPRLNIDYAKTFLTHFRAFWEAGIDVDVINMDYDLADYELIAAPLNYLYKEGYAGRVEEFVRNGGSYVTTYWSGIVNETDLCFTGEHPLREVLGIRQEEIDAPGEEFVNCIVYHNHNYSTGGLCEIVCAEGAHVLSVYEKEYYKGCPAVTRNDFGQGTAYYLAAEISQDFLNLFYRERGEEKGIGNPLSESLPYGVTVSVRKGERDLVFLQNYNDDKVLAAITGRWKDADTGEDVEEKIELAAFECRILMKA from the coding sequence CCGGAGGAGGGAAAGTTTAATTTCGGATGGCTGAAGGAGATTATTGACAGACTATATGCAAATGAAATATCTGTCATACTCGCTACTCCTACGGGTGCGATGCCTCACTGGATGACAGAGAAGTATCCGGAGGTTATGCAGGTGGGGGCGGACGGCAGAAGGAATCTTCCGGGAAAAAGGCATAATTTCTGTTATACCTCGGCGAAGATGCGGGAAAAGACAAGAAGGATCGATGAGAAGCTGGCGAAGGATTTCGGGAATCACCCTGCGGTCCTGCTTTGGCATATTTCCAATGAGCTGGGCGGCAATTTCGGAGACGGAAGCTGTCATTGTGACGAGTGTAACGCTGCCTTTCGTAAATGGCTGAAGGATAAGTATGGTTCCTTGGAAGAAGTGAATAAGGCGTGGTGGAGTACCTTCTGGAGCCACATTTATACGGACTGGGAGCAGATACACAGTCCGGTGCCAAACGGAGAAAATTTGCTGCACGGGCTGAATCTGGACTGGCGGCGTTTTGTGACCTGCCAGATGACAGACTTTTGCAGATGGGAAATCGATTCCATCAGGGAGTATTCCAAGCTGCCGGTTACTACGAATTTTATGTTTTTCTTCAAATCACTGGATTATTACGAACTGCATAAGTGTATGGATGTGGTGTCTTGGGATTCTTATCCGTTTTGGCATAAGAACAAGGACGAGGTACCGGTGGCGGTAAAGACCGCCGCTGTTCACAGCATGATGCGAAGCATGAAAAAGAAGCCTTTCTTACTTATGGAAAGTACGCCCTCCTGCATTAACTGGCGGGCTTTCAATCCGGTCAAGAGGCCGCGGATGCATATGCTTTCCAGTATGCAGGCAGTGGCTCACGGTTCCGATTCGGTACAGTATTTCCAGTGGAGAAAAGGAAGAGGCTCTTTTGAAAAATTCCATGGTGCCGTCCTGGACCATAGAAATAAGGATAACACGAGAACCTTCCGGGACGTAACGGAGGTGGGAAGACGGCTGGAAGAGGTAAGCGAAAAGGTTCTGGCGACCTGCAACAGACCGAAGGCGGCAATCGTCTTCGATTGGGAGAACTGGTGGGCAGTAGAAGATGCCACCGGTCCGAGGCTGAATATCGATTATGCAAAGACCTTTCTGACGCATTTCCGTGCCTTTTGGGAAGCCGGCATAGATGTGGATGTAATTAATATGGATTATGATCTGGCGGATTATGAGCTGATTGCGGCACCGCTTAACTATTTATATAAGGAAGGGTATGCCGGGCGGGTGGAGGAATTCGTAAGAAACGGCGGAAGCTATGTGACCACCTATTGGAGCGGTATCGTGAATGAGACGGATCTTTGTTTCACGGGAGAGCATCCGTTAAGAGAGGTGCTGGGAATCCGTCAGGAAGAAATCGACGCGCCGGGAGAGGAATTCGTGAATTGCATTGTTTATCACAATCACAATTACTCTACGGGAGGTCTGTGTGAGATAGTTTGCGCAGAAGGCGCTCACGTGCTCTCTGTCTATGAAAAAGAATATTATAAGGGCTGTCCTGCGGTAACCAGGAATGACTTCGGACAAGGTACGGCCTACTATTTGGCCGCGGAGATTTCACAGGACTTTTTGAATCTTTTTTATAGGGAACGCGGGGAGGAAAAGGGAATTGGCAATCCGTTATCGGAGAGCCTTCCTTATGGAGTGACGGTATCTGTCAGAAAGGGAGAACGGGATTTGGTGTTCCTTCAGAATTATAACGATGACAAGGTATTGGCGGCAATCACCGGTCGGTGGAAGGATGCGGATACGGGAGAAGATGTGGAAGAGAAGATAGAGCTTGCAGCCTTTGAATGCCGGATCCTGATGAAGGCTTAG